The Halobacterium litoreum genome includes a region encoding these proteins:
- a CDS encoding DUF192 domain-containing protein: protein MVRRALAVVCLLAVAGCVGGTPAADSTTTPAETVADTTRETAVTTESGPSVTVLARNGTELGAVDVMVADTPSERYTGLSDTESLGPNEGMLFVYADEGRHTYVMRSMSFPIDIVYVDADGRITEIHHAPVEDDNEDLTRYPGRGKWVLEVPYNWTVEHGVEVGDVVRVDT, encoded by the coding sequence ATGGTTCGACGCGCGCTCGCGGTGGTGTGTCTGCTCGCTGTGGCGGGCTGTGTGGGCGGCACGCCGGCCGCCGACTCGACGACGACGCCCGCCGAGACGGTCGCAGATACGACTCGCGAGACGGCGGTGACGACGGAGTCGGGGCCGAGCGTGACGGTGCTCGCGCGGAACGGGACGGAACTCGGCGCGGTGGACGTGATGGTGGCGGACACGCCGAGCGAGCGGTACACGGGCCTCAGCGACACCGAGTCGCTCGGGCCGAACGAGGGGATGTTGTTCGTGTACGCGGACGAGGGCCGGCACACGTACGTGATGCGGTCGATGTCGTTCCCCATCGACATCGTGTACGTGGACGCGGACGGCCGCATCACCGAGATTCACCACGCGCCCGTCGAGGACGACAACGAGGACTTGACGCGGTATCCCGGCCGCGGAAAGTGGGTGCTCGAAGTGCCGTACAACTGGACCGTCGAGCACGGCGTCGAAGTCGGTGACGTGGTGCGCGTCGATACCTGA
- a CDS encoding sialate O-acetylesterase: MPAIDVFAVGGQSNAVGRGRRSRSPRPERGTAIEYRHTTDSLADPLRDPVLGNGDAADTGSAWPAFAIEYHERVGRPVGIVGAARGSTAQSSRAGGRPGDWDGGALDEDLIRLAEDALAAFEAAGYDPTFRGVLWHQGERDAMEIDRGSATRRDYRRALEGMIARYRDAFGAGMPVWLFELGRRASGDTSGFRAVREAQREVVREQSRTYLVSDKQASFPERGLQENELHYAQAGYDEMGRVGARNVAARVDGESFQAKRSAGRRVDAYTGAPGEPVMSLDDGRLSVHDGETPGGNDLAREDER, translated from the coding sequence GTGCCGGCTATCGACGTGTTCGCGGTGGGCGGGCAGAGCAACGCCGTCGGCAGAGGGCGGCGGTCGCGGAGCCCGCGCCCCGAGCGAGGGACCGCCATCGAGTACCGGCATACGACCGACTCGCTCGCGGACCCGCTCCGAGACCCCGTGCTGGGGAACGGGGACGCCGCGGACACGGGGAGCGCGTGGCCGGCGTTCGCAATCGAGTACCACGAGCGCGTCGGGCGGCCGGTGGGAATCGTCGGGGCGGCGCGCGGGTCGACGGCGCAGTCGTCGCGGGCGGGCGGCCGGCCCGGCGACTGGGACGGCGGGGCGCTGGACGAGGACTTGATTCGGCTCGCCGAGGACGCGCTCGCGGCGTTCGAGGCCGCGGGCTACGACCCGACGTTCCGGGGCGTGCTCTGGCACCAGGGCGAGCGCGACGCGATGGAGATAGACCGCGGGAGCGCGACCCGGCGGGACTACCGACGCGCGCTGGAGGGGATGATAGCGAGGTACCGTGACGCGTTCGGCGCCGGGATGCCGGTCTGGCTGTTCGAACTCGGGCGTCGCGCGTCGGGCGACACATCGGGGTTCCGGGCCGTTCGCGAGGCCCAGCGCGAGGTCGTGCGCGAACAGTCCCGCACCTACCTCGTGTCGGACAAACAGGCGTCGTTCCCGGAGCGCGGCCTCCAAGAGAACGAACTCCACTACGCCCAGGCGGGGTACGACGAGATGGGGCGCGTCGGCGCGCGGAACGTCGCCGCACGCGTCGACGGCGAGTCGTTCCAGGCGAAACGCAGCGCGGGCCGGCGGGTCGACGCCTACACGGGCGCGCCGGGCGAGCCAGTGATGAGTCTGGACGACGGCCGGCTCTCGGTTCACGACGGCGAGACGCCGGGCGGGAACGACCTCGCGAGGGAGGACGAGCGATGA
- a CDS encoding hyaluronate lyase N-terminal domain-containing protein → MTVFQFKRGTREEHEDYVGDPGEITVLVDDGYRPVVHDGVTSGGIPLAFADEDADRQPSDDGGRGIPAFVRDFETGDAALWDADAGFEVRWPGSLAGDYSLHFDGRGDTDDSFVAETTFERDEYAGVSWLWRVPSVREDGRPQVWARSGETDAFLVAVDDGGVAGAGHLLTWDGDEYVDTGVELDADTTYEVTVSNVDYDDGRFDVSARTLDGDRVGRSSNHAFWGDATGVDALRVVGAGTEQYVDNVAVDRPA, encoded by the coding sequence ATGACCGTCTTCCAGTTCAAGCGCGGGACGCGAGAGGAACACGAGGACTACGTCGGCGACCCCGGCGAGATTACGGTGCTCGTGGACGACGGCTACCGCCCGGTCGTCCACGACGGCGTGACGAGCGGCGGCATCCCGCTGGCGTTCGCGGACGAGGACGCGGACCGCCAGCCCAGCGACGACGGCGGCCGCGGCATCCCGGCGTTCGTGCGGGACTTCGAGACGGGCGACGCGGCGCTGTGGGACGCGGACGCCGGCTTCGAGGTTCGGTGGCCGGGGTCGCTCGCGGGCGACTACAGCCTCCACTTCGACGGCCGCGGCGACACGGACGACAGTTTCGTGGCCGAGACGACGTTCGAACGCGACGAGTACGCGGGCGTCTCGTGGCTGTGGCGCGTGCCGTCCGTCCGCGAAGACGGCCGCCCCCAGGTCTGGGCGCGCTCCGGAGAGACGGACGCGTTCCTCGTCGCGGTCGACGACGGCGGCGTCGCGGGCGCCGGCCACCTCCTGACGTGGGACGGCGACGAGTACGTCGACACCGGCGTCGAACTCGACGCCGACACGACCTACGAGGTGACGGTGTCGAACGTCGACTACGACGACGGTCGGTTCGACGTGAGCGCGCGAACGCTCGACGGCGACCGCGTCGGGCGCTCTTCGAATCACGCGTTCTGGGGCGACGCCACGGGTGTCGACGCGCTGCGAGTCGTCGGCGCGGGCACCGAGCAGTACGTCGACAACGTCGCCGTCGACCGGCCAGCGTAG
- a CDS encoding CAP domain-containing protein — MNEIRSQQGQDPLGSDVTVASVARAHSEDMADRDYFAHTNPDGEQPWDRYGDVADSPCRTFGENIAMVTVGPDATEDSVANRVVDMWMDSSGHRQNILSAAWNEEGIGVYVTDGGEVYVTQNFCG, encoded by the coding sequence GTGAACGAAATCCGTAGCCAGCAGGGCCAAGACCCGCTCGGTTCCGACGTGACGGTCGCGTCAGTCGCGCGGGCACACAGCGAGGACATGGCGGACCGAGACTACTTCGCCCACACCAACCCCGACGGCGAACAGCCCTGGGACCGGTACGGCGACGTCGCCGACTCGCCCTGCCGGACCTTCGGCGAGAACATCGCGATGGTCACCGTCGGACCGGACGCGACGGAGGATTCGGTCGCGAACCGCGTCGTCGACATGTGGATGGACTCGAGCGGTCACCGCCAGAACATCCTCTCGGCCGCTTGGAACGAGGAAGGCATCGGCGTCTACGTCACCGACGGAGGCGAGGTCTACGTCACGCAGAACTTCTGCGGCTAA
- a CDS encoding HAD family hydrolase produces MTYDTVVFDNDGVLVGRTRYDVLEAAAEDTFEQFGVSDPDPEDVEEMTVGATPKTVSDVCSRYGLSPKDFWPERDRTTAEAQYEEVRAGRKTLYDDIDELHDLDVSMGIVSSNQQATVDFVLDHFDVRDMFGAAYGREPTIQSLRRRKPNSHYIDRALADLDADSALFVGDNESDVRAAENAGIDSAFIRRPHRRDWDLNTWPTWIIDDLEDLHDIVER; encoded by the coding sequence ATGACCTACGACACCGTCGTGTTCGACAACGACGGCGTCCTCGTCGGCCGGACGCGGTACGACGTGCTGGAGGCGGCCGCGGAGGACACCTTCGAGCAGTTCGGCGTCAGCGACCCCGACCCCGAGGACGTAGAAGAGATGACCGTCGGAGCGACCCCGAAGACCGTCAGCGACGTCTGTAGCCGGTACGGACTCTCGCCGAAGGACTTCTGGCCGGAGCGCGACCGCACCACGGCCGAAGCCCAGTACGAGGAGGTCCGCGCGGGCCGGAAGACGCTGTACGACGACATCGACGAACTACACGACTTAGACGTCTCGATGGGCATCGTCAGTTCGAACCAGCAGGCGACCGTCGACTTCGTGCTCGATCACTTCGACGTGCGGGACATGTTCGGCGCGGCCTACGGGCGTGAACCGACGATTCAGAGCCTGCGTCGCCGGAAGCCGAACTCCCACTACATCGACCGCGCGCTCGCCGACCTCGACGCCGACTCCGCGCTGTTCGTCGGTGACAACGAGAGCGACGTGCGCGCCGCCGAGAACGCCGGCATCGACTCCGCGTTCATCCGGCGGCCCCACCGCCGCGACTGGGACCTGAACACGTGGCCGACGTGGATCATCGACGACCTCGAAGACCTCCACGACATCGTGGAGCGCTGA
- a CDS encoding cold-shock protein, with translation MAKGKVDFFNDTGGYGFIETEDADEDVFFHMEDVGGPDLEEGQEVEFDIEQADKGPRATNLTRL, from the coding sequence ATGGCGAAAGGGAAGGTTGACTTCTTCAACGACACTGGCGGTTACGGTTTCATCGAGACTGAGGACGCGGACGAGGACGTTTTCTTCCACATGGAGGACGTTGGCGGTCCGGACCTCGAGGAAGGGCAGGAAGTGGAGTTCGACATCGAGCAGGCCGACAAGGGCCCGCGCGCGACGAACCTCACCCGCCTGTAG
- a CDS encoding aldo/keto reductase: MASENASDTFDVGGEYTVHRLGFGAMRITGADIIGRPDDEDEAHRVLRRAVELGVDFVDTADSYGPGVSERLIGEALDPDDALVATKAGLLRNSDGDWLPHGDPDYIRNQALCSIDRLGVDSIDLYQFHRPDPDTPFEDSVHAFAELKDDDLVDHVGLSNVSVEQLETARDIVDVATVQNNFNVANREHGDVLAACEDYDIGFIPYFPIGGGDLGETRSDLEAVADAHDATIRQVALAWLLDYSPVTLPIPGTSSVDHLESNVAASHLELTDDDRARLD, encoded by the coding sequence ATGGCTTCCGAGAACGCGAGCGACACGTTCGACGTCGGCGGCGAGTACACCGTCCACCGACTCGGGTTCGGCGCGATGCGAATCACCGGCGCCGACATCATCGGCCGACCCGACGACGAGGACGAAGCACACCGCGTCCTCCGTCGCGCCGTCGAACTCGGCGTCGACTTCGTCGACACCGCGGACTCCTACGGGCCGGGCGTGAGCGAACGACTCATCGGTGAGGCACTCGACCCCGACGACGCGCTCGTCGCGACGAAAGCCGGCCTCCTCCGGAACAGCGACGGCGACTGGCTCCCGCACGGCGACCCGGACTACATCCGGAACCAGGCGCTGTGTTCCATCGACCGCCTCGGCGTCGACTCCATCGACCTCTACCAGTTCCACCGCCCCGACCCGGACACGCCCTTCGAGGACTCCGTCCACGCGTTCGCGGAACTGAAAGACGACGACCTCGTCGACCACGTCGGTCTCAGTAACGTCTCCGTCGAGCAACTGGAGACCGCCCGCGACATCGTGGACGTGGCGACTGTCCAGAACAACTTCAACGTCGCCAACCGCGAACACGGCGACGTGCTCGCGGCCTGCGAGGACTACGACATCGGGTTCATCCCGTACTTCCCCATCGGCGGCGGCGACCTCGGCGAGACGCGCTCGGACCTCGAAGCCGTCGCCGACGCCCACGACGCGACGATTCGACAGGTCGCGCTCGCGTGGCTCCTTGACTACTCGCCGGTTACGCTTCCGATTCCCGGCACCTCGTCGGTCGACCACCTCGAATCGAACGTCGCCGCCAGCCACCTCGAACTCACCGACGACGACCGCGCGCGACTCGACTGA
- a CDS encoding ATP-binding protein, protein MADSAEDGDQRIHVGETADGDDLSFPIVEVLTGRAFITGKSGSGKSNTTSVVVEELLEAGYPVLIVDTDGEYYGLKEEYELLHAGADEECDIQVDVEHAEKLAHLALEENVPIILDVSGYLDDDVADELLRETVRHLFAKEKKLKKPFLLVVEECHEYIPEGGGMDETGNLLIKVGKRGRKHGLGIVGISQRPADVKKDFITQANWLVWHRLTWENDTNVVKRIVGSEYADDVVDLDDGAAFVQMDWRDDAVTPVQFKRKRTFDAGATPGLDDFERPDLKSVSGSLMEDLDDITTRKEQERDRIAELEEKVENREERIAELESELETARDVSAAARKMANALAHGDGSPPDGYQSTLQTKNEQIERLEARVDELAERVDADDGDPSADAEADPDDGEDDEPDADTADTPSTDAADGSPDAAADAYSVSDDEDAEGDDGPSDVVVDAVQKRLRRRGERMQLQDGDDESDGESDQPNPEAVVDLLQAPPVVTRVNAARRESRCNEDAAWSVVSELATTPGATAHDLADAADVDVEAAHTLLSELKSRDLVLRQNREYAFHVDRLRELVEQDDPSKPRTELRDQWEP, encoded by the coding sequence ATGGCAGACAGCGCCGAGGACGGCGACCAGCGTATTCACGTGGGGGAGACTGCGGACGGCGACGACCTCTCGTTCCCCATCGTGGAGGTGTTGACGGGGCGCGCGTTCATCACCGGGAAGTCGGGGTCCGGGAAGTCGAACACGACCAGCGTGGTGGTGGAGGAACTCCTCGAAGCCGGGTATCCCGTCCTCATCGTGGACACGGACGGCGAGTACTACGGCCTGAAAGAGGAGTACGAACTCCTGCACGCGGGCGCCGACGAGGAGTGCGACATCCAGGTGGACGTCGAGCACGCGGAGAAACTCGCGCACCTCGCGTTGGAGGAGAACGTCCCCATCATCCTCGACGTTTCGGGGTACTTGGACGACGACGTGGCCGACGAACTGCTCCGGGAGACGGTCAGACACCTGTTCGCGAAGGAGAAGAAGCTGAAGAAGCCGTTCCTGCTGGTGGTCGAGGAGTGCCACGAGTACATCCCGGAGGGCGGCGGGATGGACGAGACGGGGAACCTCCTCATCAAGGTGGGGAAACGCGGGCGGAAACACGGCCTCGGCATCGTCGGCATCAGCCAGCGTCCGGCGGACGTGAAAAAGGACTTCATCACGCAGGCGAACTGGCTGGTGTGGCACCGACTGACGTGGGAGAACGACACGAACGTCGTGAAGCGAATCGTCGGGTCGGAGTACGCCGACGACGTGGTGGATTTGGACGACGGCGCGGCGTTCGTGCAGATGGACTGGCGAGACGACGCGGTGACGCCGGTGCAGTTCAAGCGCAAGCGCACGTTCGACGCGGGCGCGACGCCCGGTCTCGACGACTTCGAGCGCCCCGACCTGAAGTCCGTCTCCGGGTCGCTGATGGAGGACTTAGACGACATCACCACTCGGAAGGAACAGGAACGCGACCGCATCGCGGAACTGGAGGAGAAGGTCGAGAACCGCGAGGAGCGCATCGCCGAACTCGAATCCGAACTGGAGACGGCCCGCGACGTGTCGGCGGCGGCGCGGAAGATGGCGAACGCGCTCGCGCACGGCGACGGGTCGCCGCCGGACGGCTACCAGTCGACCCTCCAGACGAAAAACGAACAGATAGAGCGCCTCGAAGCCCGCGTGGACGAACTCGCCGAGCGCGTCGACGCCGACGACGGTGACCCGAGCGCAGACGCCGAAGCCGACCCGGACGACGGCGAGGACGACGAGCCGGACGCCGACACGGCTGACACACCTTCGACGGACGCTGCCGATGGCAGTCCCGACGCCGCCGCAGACGCCTATTCCGTGTCCGACGACGAAGACGCCGAGGGCGACGACGGCCCGAGCGACGTGGTCGTAGACGCTGTCCAGAAGCGCCTGCGGCGGCGCGGCGAGCGCATGCAGTTACAGGACGGTGACGACGAGAGCGACGGCGAGAGCGACCAGCCGAACCCGGAGGCGGTCGTCGACCTCCTGCAGGCGCCGCCGGTGGTGACGCGCGTGAACGCGGCGCGCCGCGAGTCCCGCTGTAACGAGGACGCGGCGTGGAGTGTCGTCTCCGAACTCGCGACGACGCCGGGCGCGACCGCCCACGACCTCGCGGACGCCGCAGACGTCGACGTGGAGGCAGCCCACACGCTCCTCAGCGAACTCAAGTCCCGAGACCTCGTTCTCCGGCAGAACCGCGAGTACGCCTTCCACGTCGACCGCCTCCGCGAACTGGTCGAGCAGGACGACCCCTCGAAGCCGCGGACGGAACTCCGCGACCAGTGGGAGCCGTAG
- a CDS encoding 50S ribosomal protein L16: MSEKPASMYRKIDKPSYTRRDYVTGIPGSKIAQHQMGDLQKDADDYPVQISLVPEEECQLRHGSLEASRLSANRHLIKELGEGNYKMSLRKFPHQIIRENKQATGAGADRVSDGMRQAFGVPVGTAARIWPGEPLFTAYCDVDQADAVKEAFRRAYNKITPPCKIKVERGEELLVR; the protein is encoded by the coding sequence ATGTCCGAGAAGCCGGCCTCCATGTACCGGAAGATCGACAAGCCGTCGTACACCCGTCGAGACTACGTCACGGGCATTCCGGGCTCGAAGATCGCACAGCACCAGATGGGCGACCTCCAGAAGGACGCCGATGACTACCCCGTTCAGATCAGCCTCGTTCCCGAGGAGGAGTGTCAGCTCCGCCACGGCTCGCTGGAGGCCTCCCGCCTCTCGGCGAACCGCCACCTCATCAAGGAACTCGGCGAGGGCAACTACAAGATGAGCCTCCGCAAGTTCCCCCACCAGATCATCCGGGAGAACAAGCAGGCGACCGGCGCGGGTGCGGACCGTGTCTCCGACGGGATGCGTCAGGCGTTCGGCGTCCCGGTCGGCACCGCCGCCCGCATCTGGCCGGGCGAACCGCTGTTCACGGCGTACTGCGACGTCGACCAGGCCGACGCCGTCAAGGAGGCGTTCCGCCGCGCGTACAACAAGATTACGCCGCCGTGCAAAATCAAGGTCGAGCGCGGCGAGGAACTGCTCGTCCGGTAA
- a CDS encoding sulfite exporter TauE/SafE family protein: protein MVLLAGIGAGVVTGLIGASAVVIVTPVLVTVLGYDPYTAIGISLATDVFASSVSAATYWRNGNVRLRNGLAIAVTAVLAAVAGSWLSGDVDPTALGGLSGLVILLMGVSFTRKSLDERLASFRENTDLSSVREHKTVASVLSGAFIGTMTGVFGAGGGVMILIILTFVLEYEVHTAVGTSVLIMVFTALSGGASHFVVESSVPFATLAVSGFGGVAGAFLASRYANLVSEERLSTLIGVAFIGLGGFVVVQQLSP, encoded by the coding sequence GTGGTTCTACTGGCTGGTATCGGCGCGGGTGTCGTCACTGGCTTGATCGGTGCGTCCGCGGTGGTGATCGTGACGCCCGTTCTCGTCACGGTTCTCGGGTACGACCCCTACACGGCAATCGGAATCAGTCTCGCGACGGACGTGTTCGCGTCGTCTGTCTCCGCGGCGACGTACTGGCGGAACGGAAACGTCCGACTGCGGAACGGCCTCGCTATCGCCGTCACAGCAGTCCTCGCGGCGGTCGCGGGGAGTTGGCTGTCCGGCGACGTCGACCCGACTGCACTCGGCGGCCTGTCCGGACTCGTCATCCTCCTCATGGGCGTCTCGTTCACGCGGAAGTCCCTCGACGAACGGCTCGCGTCGTTCAGGGAGAACACCGACCTCTCGTCGGTACGCGAGCACAAGACGGTGGCGTCGGTACTCTCCGGCGCCTTCATCGGGACGATGACCGGCGTCTTCGGAGCGGGCGGCGGCGTCATGATTCTCATCATCCTCACGTTCGTCCTCGAGTACGAGGTCCACACCGCGGTCGGGACGTCCGTGCTCATCATGGTATTCACGGCGCTGTCCGGCGGCGCGAGTCACTTCGTCGTCGAGTCTTCCGTCCCGTTTGCAACACTGGCCGTCAGCGGGTTCGGCGGCGTCGCCGGCGCGTTCCTCGCGTCCCGGTACGCGAATCTGGTGTCCGAGGAACGACTCTCGACGCTCATCGGCGTCGCGTTCATCGGGCTCGGCGGGTTCGTCGTCGTCCAGCAACTCTCGCCTTGA
- a CDS encoding ATP-grasp domain-containing protein: MVGLAVANDAETFERMRGPLADRGIRAEHVSVRGDVTPLADPPVDPSRFDAGFVYPGRLMEGGVVDAFLGVPWVNGRDAVLRSRNKAGALATLADAGVPVPETVYVSNPADEDAVREAFERVGSPVVVKPNSTTRGVGVTKVHDADSLSGVADYLDLVHDYRATGDKSYLIQEYVPDAADYRVMVLDGEVVGAVRREASDGWKHNVHRGATAEGVALPDELRALAVDAADALGVDFLGVDVLVSGDQAVVNETNARPTIDDDAKYEDGFYDRLAALVERTAEEN, translated from the coding sequence ATGGTCGGACTCGCTGTCGCCAACGACGCGGAGACGTTCGAGCGGATGCGCGGCCCGCTCGCGGACCGCGGGATTCGTGCCGAACACGTCTCCGTCCGAGGCGACGTGACGCCGCTCGCCGACCCGCCCGTCGACCCGAGTCGGTTCGACGCGGGGTTCGTCTACCCCGGCCGACTGATGGAGGGCGGCGTGGTGGACGCGTTCCTCGGCGTGCCGTGGGTGAACGGCCGGGACGCGGTGCTCCGGTCGCGGAACAAGGCGGGAGCGCTCGCGACGCTCGCGGACGCGGGCGTGCCCGTGCCCGAGACGGTGTACGTGTCGAACCCCGCCGACGAGGACGCCGTCCGCGAGGCGTTCGAGCGCGTCGGGTCGCCAGTCGTCGTGAAGCCGAACTCGACGACGCGGGGCGTCGGCGTGACGAAAGTCCACGACGCGGACTCGCTTTCCGGGGTCGCGGACTACCTCGATTTGGTCCACGACTACCGCGCGACCGGCGACAAGTCCTACCTGATTCAGGAGTACGTCCCGGACGCCGCGGACTACCGCGTGATGGTGCTGGACGGCGAGGTGGTCGGGGCGGTCCGGCGGGAAGCCTCGGACGGCTGGAAGCACAACGTCCACCGGGGCGCGACCGCCGAGGGCGTCGCGCTCCCCGACGAACTCCGGGCCCTCGCGGTCGACGCCGCCGACGCGCTCGGCGTCGACTTCCTCGGCGTTGACGTGCTCGTGTCCGGGGATCAGGCGGTGGTCAACGAGACGAACGCGCGCCCGACAATCGACGACGACGCGAAGTACGAGGACGGCTTCTACGACCGGCTCGCGGCGCTCGTCGAGCGAACTGCCGAAGAGAACTGA
- a CDS encoding Hsp20/alpha crystallin family protein, which translates to MRRDDRDDPFDDIFREIERMMDEMMGDAQGLDGGDQSGFSSGTHVDVHENDDTIRVIADLPGVEKEDISIKCDGEHVTISAHTDTREYDERVALPGHVDARSGDATYNNGVLEVAFERTNNSTNIDVQ; encoded by the coding sequence ATGAGACGAGACGACCGGGACGACCCGTTCGACGACATCTTCCGCGAGATCGAGCGGATGATGGACGAGATGATGGGGGACGCACAGGGGCTCGACGGCGGCGACCAGTCCGGGTTCTCCTCGGGCACGCACGTGGACGTCCACGAGAACGACGACACGATTCGCGTCATCGCGGACCTCCCCGGCGTCGAGAAGGAGGACATCTCCATCAAGTGCGACGGCGAACACGTCACCATCAGCGCGCACACCGACACCCGCGAGTACGACGAGCGCGTCGCGCTCCCCGGGCACGTCGACGCGCGCTCCGGCGACGCCACCTACAACAACGGCGTCCTCGAAGTCGCGTTCGAGCGCACGAACAACTCCACGAACATCGACGTCCAGTAG
- a CDS encoding zinc ribbon domain-containing protein: protein MYCTDCGAAVGDDAAFCTECGAAVDGAAGQDSAGTAERNPQRDGRETDSGWATSRLLAAGGGALAGVSLFLPWVTAVRGSFSADGMATEFAPVLMAGVAAALVFAGVSWGRGWGWLSMILTGLAGAGIAAVAFVFRATISETTTYGFVQINGNEVPIAAVEPATGVQVALAAGALVTLASLAGIAGSLTGS from the coding sequence ATGTACTGTACTGACTGCGGCGCGGCAGTCGGCGACGACGCCGCGTTCTGTACCGAGTGCGGGGCGGCGGTCGACGGCGCCGCCGGCCAGGACTCGGCGGGGACCGCCGAACGGAACCCGCAACGCGACGGCCGCGAAACCGACTCCGGGTGGGCGACCAGTCGCCTGCTCGCCGCGGGCGGTGGCGCGCTCGCCGGTGTGAGTCTCTTTCTCCCGTGGGTGACCGCCGTCCGCGGCAGCTTCTCCGCCGACGGGATGGCGACCGAGTTCGCGCCCGTGTTGATGGCGGGTGTCGCCGCTGCGCTCGTCTTCGCCGGTGTGAGTTGGGGCCGCGGCTGGGGGTGGCTGTCGATGATTCTCACCGGCCTCGCCGGCGCCGGCATCGCCGCCGTCGCGTTCGTCTTCCGGGCGACCATCTCGGAGACGACCACGTACGGGTTCGTGCAGATAAACGGCAACGAGGTGCCCATCGCCGCTGTCGAACCCGCGACCGGCGTACAGGTCGCGCTCGCCGCCGGCGCGCTCGTCACACTCGCGTCGCTCGCCGGCATCGCCGGCTCGCTCACCGGTTCGTGA
- a CDS encoding type II glyceraldehyde-3-phosphate dehydrogenase — protein sequence MIRVGINGYGTIGKRVADAVRDQPDMEVVGVAKTRPNYEAEQALERGYDLYAAIEDRAHKFADAGMETAGLVDELVAQSDVVVDATPSGIGAQNRDLYEEYDTPAIYQGGEDADVADVSFNARSNYDEVRGADHVRVVSCNTTGLSRLVAPLREAYGVEKVRATLVRRGGDPAQTGRGPINDILPNPISIPSHHGPDVNTIFPDLDIDTLGMKVPATLMHMHSVNVTLEAEPDAEEVRELLADQSRIMVIDESLDIEGTGPLKEYAMDMGRPRADLWENCLWGESVTTEGRDFYCFQAIHQESDVVPENVDAIRAITESADAAESVATTNDAMGI from the coding sequence ATGATTCGCGTCGGCATCAACGGCTACGGCACCATCGGGAAGCGCGTCGCAGACGCCGTCCGCGACCAGCCCGACATGGAGGTCGTCGGCGTCGCCAAGACCCGACCGAACTACGAGGCCGAACAGGCCCTCGAGCGCGGCTACGACCTCTACGCCGCCATCGAGGACCGCGCGCACAAGTTCGCCGACGCCGGCATGGAGACCGCCGGCCTCGTCGACGAACTCGTCGCCCAGAGTGACGTGGTCGTGGACGCCACGCCCTCCGGCATCGGCGCGCAGAACCGCGACCTCTACGAGGAGTACGACACGCCCGCCATCTACCAGGGCGGCGAGGACGCCGACGTGGCCGACGTGTCGTTCAACGCGCGCTCGAACTACGACGAGGTCCGGGGCGCCGACCACGTCCGCGTCGTCTCCTGTAACACCACCGGCCTCTCCCGTCTGGTCGCGCCGCTCCGCGAGGCCTACGGCGTCGAGAAGGTGCGCGCGACGCTCGTGCGACGCGGCGGCGACCCCGCCCAGACCGGTCGCGGCCCCATCAACGACATCCTCCCGAACCCCATCTCGATTCCGAGCCACCACGGCCCGGACGTCAACACCATCTTCCCGGACCTCGACATCGACACGCTCGGGATGAAGGTGCCCGCGACCCTGATGCACATGCACAGCGTGAACGTCACGCTCGAAGCCGAACCCGACGCCGAGGAGGTCCGCGAACTGCTCGCCGACCAGTCCCGCATCATGGTCATCGACGAATCCCTCGACATCGAGGGCACCGGCCCGCTGAAGGAGTACGCGATGGACATGGGGCGCCCGCGCGCCGACCTCTGGGAGAACTGCCTCTGGGGCGAGTCCGTCACCACCGAGGGCCGGGACTTCTACTGCTTCCAGGCGATTCACCAGGAGTCCGACGTGGTGCCCGAGAACGTCGACGCCATCCGCGCCATCACCGAGAGTGCCGACGCCGCCGAGTCCGTCGCCACGACGAACGACGCGATGGGCATCTGA